Proteins encoded together in one Desulfovibrio sp. UCD-KL4C window:
- a CDS encoding plasma-membrane proton-efflux P-type ATPase: MGKHEEKKDIDQIYKDLNCNDEGLDSTEAQLRLNKYGQNALKSENVSPLKQLFSYFWGPIPWMIESAALLSLIVQDWVDFSIIMVLLIFNAAIGFWEEAKAANALDALKNQMALKARVLRDSSWNEIDAQNLVPGDIVRIRLGDVIPADVVLIKGEYLSVDQSALTGESLPVNKKSGNEAFSGSVAKQGEMEAVVTATGAETFFGRTAKLVENAGTASHFQKAVMKVGDFLIFVAIGLAMILVVTELLRGEPLIKLIQFVLILVVASIPVAMPAVLSVTMALGALSLSKKKAIVSKLQAIEEMAGIDILCSDKTGTLTKNELDLGEPIVFSAPDKENLIFMAALASKEENGDAIDLAVLKGITDKSIFNGYKQTSFSPFDPIRKRTEGSVSTDDAQFKVTKGAPQVILDLANVTGPDREKADTAINEFAGKGFRSLGVAKSIDGSKWEFLGILSLFDPPRDDSKETIAQAGKHGIKVKMVTGDDTAIGRETAAQLGMGVNMHPVSELIGENADPSHLTSTQSEIIEKADGFARVFPEHKYAIVKALQERGHIVAMTGDGVNDAPALKQADAGIAVSGATDAARAAADLILTEPGLSVIIKAVEEARRIFERMMSYTIYRIAMTIDIMAFVVLAMLVFDFYPLTAVMIIMLALLDDIPIMTIAYDNTWLDPQPVRWEMGRVLGISSLLGFLAVIETFGMLWLGRDIFHYPVAQLQTMLFLQLVAGGHLMLFVTRTKKAFWKSPYPAPKLFWAITGTQLFAAVICGMGWLVPAIPWMHILWVWIYNLVWMVVQDIFKLSAYRIMDNKAEHNQGFIKIANEPIFNKFTHHKK, encoded by the coding sequence ATGGGGAAGCACGAAGAAAAAAAGGATATCGATCAAATTTATAAAGATCTAAATTGTAATGATGAAGGATTAGATTCCACAGAAGCACAGCTCAGGCTCAATAAATACGGTCAAAACGCATTAAAATCTGAAAACGTCAGCCCGTTGAAACAACTTTTCAGCTATTTCTGGGGGCCAATCCCGTGGATGATTGAATCTGCCGCGTTGTTATCTCTTATTGTGCAGGACTGGGTAGATTTTTCAATCATAATGGTCCTGCTAATTTTCAATGCCGCAATCGGATTTTGGGAAGAAGCCAAAGCCGCTAATGCTCTTGATGCACTAAAGAATCAAATGGCTTTAAAAGCGCGAGTTTTGCGTGACAGTTCATGGAATGAGATTGACGCGCAAAACCTTGTCCCGGGTGACATTGTCCGCATAAGATTAGGAGATGTTATTCCCGCTGATGTTGTGCTGATAAAAGGTGAATATCTAAGTGTTGATCAGTCCGCACTCACCGGTGAGTCACTTCCAGTTAATAAAAAATCTGGAAATGAAGCGTTCTCAGGATCTGTTGCTAAGCAGGGTGAAATGGAAGCAGTGGTAACTGCAACGGGCGCAGAAACCTTTTTCGGACGCACTGCAAAGCTCGTAGAAAATGCGGGAACAGCTTCTCATTTCCAGAAAGCAGTTATGAAGGTCGGAGATTTTTTGATATTCGTTGCCATAGGTTTAGCGATGATCTTAGTTGTAACTGAACTTTTGCGCGGCGAACCACTCATTAAACTTATTCAATTCGTACTTATTCTGGTGGTAGCCTCAATTCCAGTAGCAATGCCTGCAGTACTATCTGTAACAATGGCCCTCGGCGCACTTTCACTTTCCAAGAAAAAAGCTATTGTCTCAAAATTACAAGCCATTGAAGAAATGGCCGGCATCGATATCCTTTGCTCTGATAAAACCGGAACATTGACCAAAAATGAGCTGGATCTTGGCGAGCCGATTGTTTTTTCTGCGCCCGACAAAGAAAATTTAATATTCATGGCAGCCCTTGCATCAAAAGAAGAAAATGGAGACGCCATCGACCTTGCGGTTTTAAAAGGAATCACGGACAAATCTATTTTCAATGGATATAAACAAACATCTTTTTCACCGTTTGACCCCATACGTAAAAGAACAGAAGGATCAGTCTCAACTGACGATGCGCAGTTCAAAGTAACCAAAGGGGCTCCGCAAGTAATTTTAGATCTTGCAAACGTAACAGGACCAGACCGCGAAAAAGCTGATACAGCAATTAACGAATTTGCGGGAAAAGGATTCCGCTCACTTGGCGTTGCTAAATCAATTGACGGCAGCAAATGGGAATTTTTGGGAATACTGTCTCTGTTTGATCCTCCTCGTGATGATTCAAAGGAAACAATTGCGCAGGCGGGAAAACACGGAATCAAAGTTAAAATGGTCACTGGTGATGATACTGCAATCGGTAGAGAAACCGCAGCTCAACTTGGAATGGGAGTCAACATGCACCCCGTTTCTGAATTGATTGGTGAAAATGCCGACCCTTCACACCTTACTTCAACTCAATCCGAAATAATTGAAAAAGCAGACGGGTTTGCACGAGTTTTCCCAGAGCATAAATATGCCATTGTAAAAGCTTTGCAGGAACGTGGGCACATCGTCGCCATGACTGGAGACGGCGTTAATGATGCACCAGCTCTTAAACAGGCTGATGCAGGGATTGCAGTTTCAGGAGCAACGGACGCAGCCAGAGCTGCAGCGGACTTGATTCTCACCGAGCCAGGACTATCCGTTATCATTAAAGCTGTTGAGGAAGCTCGCAGAATCTTTGAAAGAATGATGAGCTACACCATTTACCGCATCGCCATGACTATCGACATTATGGCTTTCGTGGTTTTGGCTATGCTGGTCTTTGACTTCTACCCGCTCACAGCCGTTATGATCATCATGCTTGCTCTCTTAGATGACATTCCGATTATGACCATTGCTTACGACAACACATGGCTTGACCCGCAACCGGTACGCTGGGAAATGGGCAGAGTTTTAGGGATATCAAGCCTACTAGGTTTTCTGGCTGTTATTGAAACGTTTGGAATGCTCTGGCTCGGACGCGACATATTCCATTATCCAGTTGCACAGCTCCAGACTATGCTGTTTCTGCAACTTGTTGCAGGTGGCCATCTGATGCTTTTCGTTACCCGCACTAAAAAAGCATTTTGGAAATCCCCATATCCTGCACCGAAACTATTTTGGGCTATTACCGGGACTCAGCTTTTCGCAGCAGTTATATGCGGCATGGGTTGGCTAGTTCCGGCAATACCGTGGATGCACATTTTATGGGTTTGGATATATAACTTAGTCTGGATGGTTGTGCAGGATATCTTTAAGCTGTCAGCTTACAGAATAATGGATAATAAGGCTGAACACAATCAAGGGTTCATCAAAATAGCAAATGAGCCTATTTTCAACAAATTCACTCACCATAAAAAATAA
- a CDS encoding metal ABC transporter ATP-binding protein, whose protein sequence is MSSEKVISFSNVSFRYGPHDVIDDVSFDILKGDYLAILGPNGGGKTTLLKLLLGLLSPRKGCVEVLGTTPGKHGGQIGYMPQYTSVSESFPITVRDAVLMGKVSPGLKGVFGIKFGKSASSTVEKALERVGMLSHINRRVSDLSGGQKQRVFIARAIVDEPKIILLDEPTASIDQAGKNSLYCLLRELNEDMTVVMVSHDISVLGQGVKSVACVNRKVHIHDQPKITRELLSEAYGENERGSCPIELITHGEFPHRVLEFHDKSDRKPEGDWHD, encoded by the coding sequence ATGAGCTCCGAAAAAGTTATAAGTTTTTCAAATGTAAGTTTCAGATATGGCCCCCATGACGTTATTGATGACGTCAGTTTTGATATTTTAAAGGGGGATTATCTTGCTATTCTCGGCCCTAACGGAGGCGGTAAAACAACTCTGCTTAAACTTTTGCTGGGCCTGTTAAGTCCTCGAAAAGGTTGTGTTGAGGTTCTTGGTACGACTCCGGGGAAGCATGGCGGGCAGATAGGATATATGCCGCAATATACATCTGTTTCGGAAAGTTTTCCGATAACAGTGCGCGATGCTGTGCTCATGGGAAAAGTCTCCCCCGGACTCAAAGGAGTCTTCGGGATAAAATTTGGAAAAAGTGCTTCGTCCACAGTAGAAAAAGCTCTTGAGCGGGTGGGGATGCTTTCGCATATCAACCGGAGAGTTTCAGATCTTTCAGGTGGACAGAAGCAGCGAGTCTTTATCGCACGCGCCATTGTTGATGAACCAAAGATTATCTTGCTCGATGAACCTACTGCAAGCATTGATCAGGCTGGAAAAAACAGCCTTTACTGCCTGCTTAGGGAGCTTAATGAGGATATGACAGTTGTTATGGTTAGCCATGACATCTCTGTTCTTGGTCAGGGGGTTAAGTCTGTGGCATGTGTTAATAGAAAGGTTCATATACATGATCAGCCTAAAATAACCCGCGAATTATTAAGCGAAGCGTACGGTGAGAATGAACGTGGATCGTGTCCTATTGAACTTATCACTCATGGAGAGTTTCCGCATAGAGTGCTTGAATTTCATGATAAGTCTGACCGCAAACCTGAAGGAGACTGGCATGATTGA
- a CDS encoding ATP-binding protein: MQFGNIRLFFPKTLQRQFFVGIISLSLLILVGGVTSILSLLESASMAHILAEKQLEQLHDSQQLVQQVSLIALESNILLKNSVHEVEDSYKRLIPHIVKLDRLTSRLGRLDHNTDILKLHQTCQLLRNSAYIVASLRARALQKQQPNSHKEKLKKFQSSMPKQVDTISTIANSISESSARDYRSNIKKLVRVTQNNSKWVFVQLISCLFLAWLLSHFFFGKYIIQRLKTVSEHLRNPVNLPVSTTVPIYGKDEIADMARSVELFMENRRQLVLAQQSLLQSEALQRAITDSVQSAVFLMDDKGTIQFVNPAAQTLFGYTQEELLGKELHTLLVPEQHLQKAYKGLAEFNKTGKGLVIENMQEMTALHKDGKELATLVHVGRLKKNNTWWAVGSVIDITQLRKIQADLLKSQQETIQAGRLSSIGHLAAGMAHEINTPTQYIGDNLSFIEASITSIRYVLDAAQNLAEASPDEQSTAAFHEAFTNEDIKYILEELPSAISQSQDGMEYITKIVQSMKSFSHPGNKEKSLEDINKILDAVITITHNSCKEVATVETHLAQNIPQILCYVSEIQQVFLNIVINAIQSIESSKKYEENWGKIEISTIVKDGFIITSVADTGDGVPEEIRDLIFDPFFTTKPVGQGTGQGLNICYDIIVNRHGGKIEVENNPESGAIFTVSLPLQTDDEYENLNTN, translated from the coding sequence ATGCAATTCGGAAATATACGATTGTTTTTTCCTAAAACACTGCAACGACAATTCTTTGTCGGAATCATAAGCCTGTCTCTGTTAATTCTAGTTGGCGGAGTGACATCGATATTATCTTTGCTTGAATCGGCTTCTATGGCTCATATCCTTGCTGAAAAACAATTGGAGCAGCTACATGATTCCCAACAATTGGTTCAGCAAGTCTCACTGATTGCTCTTGAATCTAATATTCTTTTAAAGAATTCTGTTCATGAAGTTGAAGACTCTTATAAACGCTTAATACCCCATATTGTTAAATTAGATAGGCTCACTTCCAGGCTAGGCAGACTTGATCATAATACAGATATTTTGAAATTACATCAGACATGCCAACTCTTAAGGAATTCAGCGTATATAGTCGCATCTCTACGCGCACGGGCATTACAAAAACAACAACCTAATTCACACAAAGAGAAACTGAAGAAATTTCAAAGCAGTATGCCTAAGCAGGTTGACACCATATCGACCATTGCTAACAGTATTTCTGAATCATCTGCGCGAGATTATCGTTCCAACATAAAAAAGCTTGTTCGAGTCACACAAAACAACAGCAAGTGGGTATTTGTTCAACTAATATCTTGTTTATTCCTAGCATGGCTGCTGTCACACTTCTTCTTTGGAAAATATATTATCCAACGCTTAAAAACAGTAAGTGAACATCTACGTAATCCCGTAAACTTACCTGTTTCGACAACAGTTCCGATATATGGGAAAGATGAAATAGCTGACATGGCTCGTTCCGTTGAACTTTTTATGGAAAACAGACGGCAGCTTGTACTGGCACAGCAATCTTTACTCCAAAGTGAAGCCCTGCAAAGAGCTATCACTGATTCAGTGCAAAGTGCAGTATTCCTTATGGATGACAAAGGCACTATACAATTTGTTAATCCGGCAGCACAGACACTATTTGGATATACACAAGAAGAATTACTTGGGAAAGAACTACATACATTGCTTGTACCTGAGCAGCATCTGCAGAAAGCATACAAAGGCTTAGCTGAATTTAACAAAACAGGGAAAGGCCTTGTCATAGAAAATATGCAAGAAATGACCGCGCTCCATAAAGATGGAAAGGAACTTGCTACACTTGTCCACGTAGGGAGATTAAAGAAGAATAATACATGGTGGGCCGTTGGATCTGTTATTGATATCACGCAATTAAGAAAAATTCAGGCGGATCTTTTAAAAAGTCAGCAGGAAACAATACAGGCAGGCCGCCTATCTTCTATAGGACATCTGGCTGCTGGTATGGCGCATGAAATCAACACACCGACTCAATATATTGGTGACAATTTAAGTTTTATCGAAGCATCAATAACTTCCATTCGTTACGTGCTTGATGCTGCCCAAAATTTAGCCGAAGCTTCTCCCGATGAACAGTCCACAGCAGCCTTTCATGAAGCATTCACTAACGAGGACATCAAATACATACTTGAGGAGCTTCCTTCTGCGATCAGCCAATCTCAAGATGGAATGGAATACATTACAAAAATAGTCCAATCAATGAAGTCTTTTTCTCATCCAGGCAATAAAGAAAAATCATTAGAAGACATTAATAAAATTTTGGATGCAGTCATTACAATTACACACAATTCATGCAAAGAAGTGGCTACTGTAGAAACACACCTTGCCCAGAATATTCCTCAGATATTATGCTACGTAAGTGAAATACAACAAGTTTTCTTAAATATAGTTATTAATGCTATTCAATCTATTGAATCTTCTAAAAAATACGAAGAGAATTGGGGGAAAATTGAAATTTCTACAATAGTAAAAGACGGATTTATTATAACCTCTGTAGCGGATACAGGTGACGGTGTTCCAGAAGAAATTAGGGATCTTATATTTGATCCATTCTTCACTACAAAACCTGTCGGTCAGGGTACAGGGCAAGGACTTAATATTTGCTATGATATTATTGTAAACAGACACGGCGGGAAAATTGAAGTTGAAAACAATCCAGAATCAGGTGCAATCTTTACAGTTTCTCTTCCACTACAAACAGATGATGAATATGAAAATTTAAATACCAATTAA
- a CDS encoding substrate-binding domain-containing protein: MANNNCKSSYPLSIFVVFVTLFTLMSSVTMVMAAQPTISPQDDNKNMNYEEMLSIVKAASSPSPKWDGPLSGPAGKHDQCIAIICEDLKNGGIIHVAQGVQEAASVMKWKVKVYDAEGTPKGRKTAFKKALASDPNGIALIGADANTVSTELQQAYTQKIPVVGWHVGPVAGYLHEGPIVMNISTDPKEVAKITAMAAITSSKNKSGVVIFTDSNFAIAMEKANIMADIIRSCSDCELLEVKDVAISNSAETVPEVVQTLLTKYGDKWTCGLAINDIYFDYAVPALILEDSKSDALHFLSAGDGSNAAFLRIQTGTFQTHTVAEPLKMQGWQMVDELNRLMSGEDVTGYIAPPHLVTTENALSDGGAQFLFDPDNGYKDTYKKIWKR; this comes from the coding sequence ATGGCTAACAACAATTGTAAGAGTTCGTATCCACTGAGTATTTTTGTAGTATTTGTTACCCTGTTTACTTTAATGAGCAGCGTAACAATGGTAATGGCAGCACAACCAACAATCAGCCCTCAAGATGACAATAAAAATATGAATTATGAAGAGATGCTCAGTATTGTCAAAGCTGCTAGCTCCCCCTCACCTAAGTGGGATGGCCCTTTATCTGGACCCGCTGGAAAACATGATCAATGTATAGCCATTATTTGCGAAGACCTGAAAAATGGAGGCATCATCCATGTAGCACAGGGAGTTCAGGAAGCTGCTTCTGTTATGAAATGGAAAGTGAAAGTTTATGACGCAGAAGGAACTCCGAAGGGGCGCAAAACGGCTTTCAAAAAAGCCCTAGCAAGTGATCCTAATGGAATTGCTCTGATTGGAGCAGATGCAAACACAGTAAGTACTGAGTTGCAACAAGCGTATACTCAGAAAATACCAGTCGTAGGCTGGCATGTAGGGCCAGTCGCAGGATATCTACATGAAGGCCCTATCGTTATGAATATTTCTACAGATCCGAAAGAAGTCGCCAAAATTACGGCAATGGCCGCAATCACATCATCAAAGAACAAATCCGGTGTCGTTATTTTTACTGATTCTAACTTTGCTATTGCCATGGAAAAAGCAAATATTATGGCTGACATTATACGATCTTGTTCTGATTGCGAACTGCTAGAGGTAAAAGACGTAGCAATTTCCAACAGCGCAGAAACTGTTCCAGAAGTTGTGCAGACTCTACTGACCAAATATGGTGACAAGTGGACATGCGGGCTCGCAATCAACGACATTTACTTTGATTATGCTGTACCGGCACTTATTCTGGAAGATTCAAAATCTGACGCTTTACATTTTCTCTCTGCTGGCGATGGTAGTAATGCTGCTTTTTTGCGGATTCAAACTGGAACTTTCCAAACCCACACGGTTGCTGAACCTTTAAAGATGCAAGGCTGGCAAATGGTCGACGAATTAAACAGGCTTATGAGCGGTGAGGATGTGACCGGATATATCGCCCCGCCACATTTGGTTACTACTGAGAATGCACTTTCAGATGGAGGAGCACAGTTCCTTTTCGATCCAGACAATGGTTATAAGGATACTTATAAAAAGATTTGGAAAAGGTAA
- a CDS encoding cache domain-containing protein — MKKISPLQSVAVKFTILIVVALLIEGAFISSFFNYDLELFITKRSNEYRIEIENTEKEKLKDYVELAYSVIDSYYKRSQDIEALKVQETESLKKIIDTVAAQADALYNKFDGILPKEEIEDRIKNLIGSVKYDKDNYIYANDLNNIMIIHPNKALHGKNMAGVKDSNGVYITRDMTKIAKTKGAGTLAYNWARPGEKDTKLKIAYFKLIPKLGWIIGTGAWVEDITAQMKKEALAQIAKMKLGTEKYFWINDSGPKMIMHPLKPALNGKDISGVADANGKKLFVEMVKTVQKNNGAGFVSYWWSKPGTGKDAPKLSYVKKFGPWDWIIGMGVYVDNIDTSVLKQKEHFDTTIHSIVLHSASYALLFIILATAICIYLIRKGLNNPLNALVDFSNKIVAGDLDSLLTGKFSGEMAVLKESLEKMIVSLKEKINEANLLSEQSKEETLKAQEAEAEAEKAKAAAEHAKAEGLLEAADMLEELVNDLSSASEELSVQVDEVSRGTDTQQQRISETAVAMEEMNATVLEVARNAAEAADSAEQTRHNAESGSAIVDNSVDSILAVNAHSETLKKNMHELGTQAEAIGTVMNVITDIADQTNLLALNAAIEAARAGEAGRGFAVVADEVRKLAEKTMDATKQVGEAISSIQAGASKNTESVEEAAAAVDKATGFANESKHSLSQILELVQSTSDQVRSIATASEEQSNASEDINRAIDDIKVVSSETAEGMLQANQAIAELARLASDLKRLIDQLRDIN; from the coding sequence ATGAAAAAGATCTCACCTCTGCAATCTGTAGCTGTAAAATTTACAATTCTCATTGTGGTAGCATTACTAATTGAAGGGGCATTTATTTCTTCATTCTTTAACTATGATTTAGAACTTTTTATTACTAAACGCTCGAATGAATACCGAATTGAAATTGAAAATACAGAAAAAGAAAAACTCAAAGATTACGTTGAATTGGCATACAGCGTAATAGATTCATACTATAAACGATCACAAGATATTGAAGCATTAAAAGTTCAGGAAACAGAATCTCTTAAAAAAATTATCGATACCGTTGCGGCACAAGCTGATGCATTATATAATAAGTTCGATGGAATTTTACCCAAAGAAGAAATTGAAGATCGTATCAAAAATCTTATCGGTTCAGTGAAATACGATAAGGACAACTATATATATGCCAATGATCTAAATAATATTATGATCATCCACCCCAATAAGGCTCTTCACGGAAAGAATATGGCAGGAGTGAAAGATTCTAATGGGGTCTACATTACAAGGGATATGACCAAAATTGCCAAAACAAAAGGAGCAGGAACCCTCGCTTATAACTGGGCCCGCCCTGGTGAAAAAGATACTAAACTCAAAATTGCTTATTTTAAACTTATTCCCAAATTGGGTTGGATTATAGGAACGGGTGCATGGGTTGAAGACATTACAGCTCAAATGAAAAAAGAAGCTCTTGCCCAAATTGCAAAAATGAAACTTGGAACTGAAAAATATTTCTGGATAAACGACTCCGGTCCTAAAATGATTATGCATCCCTTAAAACCGGCTTTAAACGGCAAAGACATTTCAGGTGTTGCGGATGCCAATGGGAAAAAACTGTTTGTTGAAATGGTTAAAACTGTTCAGAAAAATAACGGAGCAGGTTTTGTCTCCTACTGGTGGAGCAAACCCGGCACAGGAAAAGATGCTCCAAAACTTTCATATGTCAAGAAGTTTGGACCATGGGACTGGATTATCGGGATGGGTGTTTATGTCGATAATATCGACACTTCAGTACTAAAACAAAAAGAACACTTTGATACAACAATTCATTCAATAGTGCTTCATTCAGCTTCCTATGCTCTATTATTTATAATCCTTGCCACTGCTATTTGTATTTATCTTATCCGCAAAGGACTCAATAATCCGTTGAATGCCCTTGTTGATTTTTCCAATAAAATTGTTGCTGGCGATTTAGACTCACTTTTAACAGGCAAATTCTCAGGCGAAATGGCTGTTCTTAAAGAATCTCTGGAAAAAATGATAGTCAGCCTTAAAGAAAAAATAAATGAAGCAAATCTACTCAGTGAGCAAAGCAAAGAAGAAACATTGAAGGCCCAAGAAGCAGAGGCTGAAGCGGAAAAAGCAAAAGCTGCGGCAGAACACGCAAAAGCCGAAGGATTACTCGAAGCTGCAGATATGCTTGAAGAACTGGTGAATGATTTGTCATCGGCATCAGAAGAATTATCGGTTCAAGTTGATGAAGTCTCACGTGGAACAGATACCCAGCAACAGCGTATTTCTGAAACTGCTGTAGCAATGGAAGAGATGAACGCTACTGTTCTGGAAGTTGCCCGCAACGCAGCAGAAGCCGCTGACAGTGCTGAACAGACACGGCATAATGCAGAATCAGGCTCCGCCATAGTTGATAATTCAGTGGATTCTATCCTTGCTGTTAACGCTCATTCGGAAACACTTAAAAAGAATATGCATGAACTAGGTACGCAGGCAGAAGCTATCGGAACTGTAATGAACGTTATTACCGACATTGCTGACCAAACCAACCTGCTGGCACTTAATGCAGCGATTGAAGCTGCCCGCGCCGGAGAAGCGGGACGAGGATTTGCCGTTGTTGCCGATGAAGTTCGTAAACTTGCAGAAAAAACAATGGATGCAACAAAACAGGTTGGTGAAGCTATAAGCAGTATTCAAGCTGGTGCATCTAAAAACACAGAAAGTGTTGAAGAGGCTGCCGCTGCTGTAGATAAAGCAACAGGATTCGCTAACGAATCAAAGCACTCTCTCTCACAAATCCTTGAACTGGTTCAGTCTACGTCTGATCAGGTTCGTTCCATTGCAACGGCCTCTGAAGAACAATCCAATGCAAGTGAGGACATCAATAGAGCAATTGATGATATCAAAGTTGTTTCATCGGAAACAGCAGAAGGAATGTTACAGGCCAATCAAGCTATTGCAGAACTGGCGAGACTTGCATCAGATCTTAAGCGCCTTATAGATCAACTAAGAGACATTAATTAG
- a CDS encoding metal ABC transporter permease: protein MIEALGYEFMRNALIAGLLASIICGIIGSLVVVNRVVLLAGGIAHASYGGVGLAFFLGLPMLPVTAAFAVCAALLMALVTMRVKERADTFVGVMWAGGMALGIILLDITPGYNVDLMSYLFGGILATPKSDLLLMTALAVIVLSVVFACYKGLWAMSFDEDFARARGVPVTLLYFIMLALIALSVVMVIRVVGLILVIALLTIPPQIAESRTSSLHTMMILSSLLSIIFCVTGLLLSYELNVSSGATIIGVSVVGFAISLLINKVRGCQTI from the coding sequence ATGATTGAGGCTCTTGGCTACGAATTTATGCGTAATGCTTTGATCGCGGGGCTGCTGGCTTCTATTATCTGCGGTATTATCGGCTCACTTGTAGTGGTTAACCGTGTTGTACTTCTTGCCGGAGGAATAGCTCATGCTTCGTATGGTGGTGTAGGGTTGGCATTTTTTCTAGGCCTTCCCATGCTTCCGGTTACTGCGGCTTTTGCTGTGTGCGCTGCTCTGCTTATGGCTCTCGTTACTATGCGGGTGAAAGAGCGAGCGGATACCTTCGTTGGTGTTATGTGGGCTGGAGGTATGGCGCTTGGTATTATTCTGCTGGATATTACTCCTGGATATAATGTTGACCTTATGAGTTATCTTTTCGGAGGAATTCTGGCCACTCCAAAGTCCGATCTACTCTTGATGACTGCGTTGGCAGTTATCGTTCTATCAGTCGTTTTTGCGTGCTATAAAGGGTTATGGGCTATGTCATTTGACGAGGATTTTGCCAGAGCCAGAGGTGTTCCTGTTACACTGCTTTATTTTATAATGCTCGCACTGATAGCTCTTAGCGTAGTGATGGTAATCCGTGTTGTCGGGCTTATTCTGGTTATTGCACTTTTGACGATTCCTCCGCAGATTGCAGAAAGCAGAACCTCATCACTGCATACAATGATGATACTATCTAGTTTGCTTAGCATAATTTTTTGCGTGACGGGATTGCTTTTATCTTACGAACTGAATGTTTCGTCAGGGGCAACTATCATCGGAGTCAGTGTAGTAGGATTCGCGATTTCTCTTTTAATAAATAAAGTTAGAGGCTGCCAAACAATTTAA